A region from the Acanthopagrus latus isolate v.2019 chromosome 8, fAcaLat1.1, whole genome shotgun sequence genome encodes:
- the LOC119023740 gene encoding transcription factor Maf-like gives MASELAMSNSDLPTSPLAMEYVNDFDLMKFEVKKEPVEPDRSISQCSRLVAGGSLSSTPMSTPCSSVPPSPSFSAPSPGSGSEQKAHLEDFYWMTGYQQQLNPEALGFSPEDAVEALISSSHQLQTFDGYSRGQQYGGAAGAAGAMAGEEMGSAAAVVSAVIAAAAAQNGTPHHHHHHHHHHHNGAHHPSSGSQSGGGAGGNHQHLRLEDRFSDEQLVTMSVRELNRQLRGVSKEEVIRLKQKRRTLKNRGYAQSCRYKRVQQRHVLEGEKTQLIQQVDHLKQEISRLARERDAYKEKYEKLISTGFRENGGSGSDNNPSSPEFFM, from the coding sequence ATGGCATCAGAGCTGGCAATGAGCAACTCCGACCTGCCCACCAGTCCCCTGGCCATGGAATATGTTAATGACTTCGATCTGATGAAGTTTGAAGTGAAAAAGGAGCCGGTGGAGCCCGATCGCAGCATCAGCCAGTGCAGCCGCCTGGTCGCCGGGGGATCCCTATCTTCCACCCCGATGAGCACGCCTTGCAGCTCGGTTCCCCCCTCTCCAAGCTTCTCGGCGCCCAGTCCGGGATCAGGGAGCGAGCAGAAGGCTCACTTGGAGGATTTCTACTGGATGACCGGATACCAACAGCAGCTGAACCCCGAGGCTCTGGGCTTTAGCCCGGAGGACGCCGTAGAGGCGCTGATCAGCAGCAGTCACCAGCTCCAGACCTTCGATGGCTATTCCAGAGGGCAGCAGTACGGCGGCGCAGCCGGGGCAGCGGGCGCCATGGCCGGAGAGGAGATGGGATCAGCGGCCGCCGTGGTGTCCGCGGTCATCGCTGCAGCCGCCGCTCAGAACGGGactccacaccaccaccaccaccatcaccaccaccaccacaacgGGGCACACCACCCCTCCTCCGGGTCTCAGTCCGGCGGCGGCGCGGGGGGGAACCACCAGCACTTGCGCTTGGAAGATCGGTTCTCGGACGAGCAGCTGGTGACCATGTCGGTGCGGGAATTGAACCGGCAGCTGCGGGGGGTCAGCAAGGAAGAGGTGATCCGCctgaaacagaagaggaggacgcTAAAGAACAGAGGCTATGCCCAGTCCTGCCGGTACAAGCGGGTCCAGCAGCGGCACGtcctggagggagagaagacgCAACTCATACAGCAGGTGGACCACCTCAAGCAGGAGATCTCCCGGCTGGCCAGGGAGAGGGACGCCTACAAGGAGAAATACGAGAAGCTGATCAGCACCGGCTTCAGAGAAAACGGAGGATCCGGCAGCGACAACAACCCCTCATCCCCGGAGTTTTTCATGTGA